In Littorina saxatilis isolate snail1 linkage group LG8, US_GU_Lsax_2.0, whole genome shotgun sequence, a single genomic region encodes these proteins:
- the LOC138974779 gene encoding sporozoite surface protein 2-like, whose product MARNRTSGLYEEIDELVITQRLQRPPLADCPQETSFAERSEVRELIPPTTQQPESSLPQSLQDRALPQVSDTGMPVHRSLSEREEQPTSPEPLQDRSLPDPEPCRNPIAQHHSNEPEDRSARPVFPDAGVSISIIVQHNQQPATPGPQHDSPMSPADDDVSTSSGQQSDQHQQEETDMTPLRTRNSYENDYTPMQRSGSIELHRYSYPKHSLPNAHQQSASCDPVGSSSKDDCYLHPVSDKQPHITCSKDDDLHPDSDNRPKQSRSQDDCLHPVSENHPKQSRSQDDCLHPVSENHPKQSRSNDEYRHPVSDNRPQPSHSNDDYLHPVSDNRPQPSRSNDDYLHPVSDNRPQPSRSNDDYPHPVSDNRPQPSRSNDDYLHPVSDNHPQRSLSNDDYLHPVSDKRPQRSLSNDDYLHPVSDNHPQRSLSNDDYMHPVSDNRPQRSLSNDDYLHPVSDNRPQRSRSNDDCLHLVSDKRPK is encoded by the exons ATGGCGA GAAACCGTACATCGGGTCTGTACGAAGAAATCGAcgaacttgtcattactcaacgATTACAGCGGCCCCCTCTGGCAGATTGCCCACAAGAAACATCCTTTGCTGAGAGATCTGAGGTCCGAGAACTCATTCCACCCACAACCCAACAGCCTGAAAGCTCTCTGCCACAATCTCTGCAAGACCGGGCTCTTCCGCAGGTATCCGATACTGGAATGCCTGTGCACCGTTCTCTGTCTGAACGAGAAGAACAGCCCACTTCGCCAGAACCTTTGCAAGACAGGTCATTACCTGATCCTGAGCCGTGCCGGAATCCCATCGCCCAGCATCATTCCAACGAACCAGAAGACAGATCTGCACGACCTGTGTTTCCTGATGCCGGAGTGTCGATTTCCATCATTGTCCAGCACAATCAACAACCTGCCACACCAGGCCCCCAGCACGACAGCCCGATGTCTCCAGCAGACGATGATGTGTCCACATCTTCTGGCCAGCAGTCTGACCAACACCAACAAGAAGAGACCGATATGACTCCACTTCGCACACGGAATAGCTATGAAAATGACTATACACCAATGCAACGATCGGGTAGCATTGAACTCCACAGGTACTCATACCCGAAACATTCACTGCCTAACGCACATCAACAATCTGCTTCATGTGATCCAGTTGGTTCTTCGTCCAAGGACGACTGCTATCTACATCCCGTGTCTGACAAACAGCCTCACATTACCTGCTCCAAAGATGACGACCTGCATCCCGATTCTGACAACCGCCCCAAACAATCACGCTCTCAAGATGACTGTCTGCATCCCGTTTCTGAGAACCACCCCAAACAATCACGCTCTCAAGATGACTGTCTGCATCCCGTTTCTGAGAACCACCCCAAACAATCACGCTCTAACGATGAATACCGGCATCCCGTTTCGGACAACCGCCCCCAACCATCACACTCTAACGATGACTACCTGCATCCCGTTTCGGACAACCGCCCCCAACCATCACGCTCTAACGATGACTACCTGCATCCCGTTTCGGACAACCGCCCCCAACCATCACGCTCTAACGATGACTACCCGCATCCCGTTTCGGACAACCGCCCCCAACCATCACGCTCTAACGATGACTACCTGCATCCCGTTTCGGACAACCACCCCCAACGATCACTCTCTAACGATGACTACCTGCATCCCGTTTCGGACAAACGCCCCCAACGATCACTCTCTAACGATGACTACCTGCATCCCGTTTCGGACAACCACCCCCAACGATCACTCTCTAACGATGACTACATGCATCCCGTTTCGGACAACCGCCCCCAACGATCACTCTCTAACGATGACTACCTGCATCCGGTTTCGGACAACCGCCCCCAACGATCACGCTCCAACGATGACTGCCTTCATCTCGTTTCAGACAAACGCCCTAAATGA